From the Trichocoleus desertorum ATA4-8-CV12 genome, one window contains:
- a CDS encoding NfeD family protein: protein MAFSPTVLWLLIGVGFCLVELLLPTAFISSVMGVSALIVALISLVLPQLSWQIILWMIISVTLVVLVQRWVPKQKASALMDDVEAETLTEILPGKMGRVLYEGNSWQGRCGDESLAIAPQQKVYVVGRKGNTLLIMPENLLHH, encoded by the coding sequence ATGGCTTTCAGTCCTACAGTGCTTTGGTTACTGATAGGAGTTGGGTTTTGTTTAGTAGAGCTATTGCTACCCACTGCCTTTATCTCATCCGTGATGGGCGTGAGTGCGTTGATCGTTGCCCTCATCTCCCTAGTTTTGCCACAACTCAGTTGGCAAATTATTCTCTGGATGATTATTTCTGTGACCCTAGTCGTTTTGGTGCAACGCTGGGTTCCTAAACAGAAGGCATCCGCGCTCATGGATGACGTCGAGGCTGAAACGCTCACCGAAATTTTGCCTGGAAAGATGGGGCGGGTACTCTACGAAGGCAACTCCTGGCAAGGGCGATGTGGCGATGAATCCTTAGCGATCGCACCTCAACAAAAGGTCTATGTGGTCGGTCGTAAAGGCAACACGCTGCTGATCATGCCCGAAAACTTACTGCATCACTAG